One stretch of Paenibacillus sp. AN1007 DNA includes these proteins:
- a CDS encoding LacI family DNA-binding transcriptional regulator, translating to MTPITIYDIAKEANVSVSTVSRVLNDTAPVRASTREKIMSIIEKHQFQPNAQARSLIKKETGTIAIILPDITNPFFPEVFWGAENEARGLGYTFFLCNTAGDYNRESEYLSILREKRVDGIIFLGGRINLQVCPDQMAQELMDMSRHMPIVLVNGNIAKGGFHRVYTDEGAGAAMAAEHLLELGHREIAFVGGLKELSTTMVKVKAVQKKLREYGLEIPKERQLLGSFSIEDGKREMSKLLQQDNPPTAVICVNDNTAIGAIKSTLEHGLSIPKDISIIGFDDTPLASAVIPELTTISQNTYQLGKQAVDVLHELINQGKPKKQNILEPKLIIRQSTGPAAR from the coding sequence ATGACACCGATCACCATATATGATATTGCGAAAGAAGCAAACGTATCTGTATCGACGGTCTCCCGGGTGCTGAATGACACGGCTCCTGTTCGTGCCAGCACGCGAGAGAAGATCATGTCGATTATCGAGAAACATCAATTTCAGCCCAACGCACAGGCACGCAGTCTGATTAAGAAAGAGACAGGCACCATTGCGATTATTCTGCCGGATATTACCAATCCGTTTTTCCCCGAGGTGTTCTGGGGTGCAGAGAACGAAGCACGCGGACTAGGGTATACGTTCTTTCTGTGCAATACGGCAGGGGATTATAACCGCGAGTCTGAGTACCTCTCCATTTTGCGGGAGAAACGGGTGGATGGCATTATCTTTCTTGGCGGACGCATTAATCTTCAGGTGTGTCCAGATCAGATGGCACAGGAATTGATGGACATGAGCAGGCACATGCCCATTGTGCTGGTTAACGGCAACATTGCCAAAGGCGGATTCCACCGCGTCTATACAGATGAAGGGGCCGGAGCCGCTATGGCAGCCGAACATCTGCTTGAACTTGGACACCGGGAGATTGCATTTGTCGGGGGATTGAAGGAATTATCAACTACGATGGTCAAGGTCAAAGCGGTGCAGAAAAAACTTCGTGAATACGGACTTGAGATCCCGAAAGAACGTCAGCTGCTCGGCAGTTTCTCCATTGAGGACGGTAAACGGGAAATGTCCAAGCTGCTGCAGCAGGACAATCCGCCTACAGCCGTCATTTGTGTGAACGATAACACGGCGATTGGAGCGATCAAGTCAACACTTGAGCATGGACTGTCCATACCCAAAGACATATCCATCATCGGTTTTGATGATACACCGCTGGCGAGTGCTGTAATCCCTGAACTGACAACGATATCCCAGAATACGTATCAGCTGGGTAAGCAGGCTGTAGATGTGCTCCATGAGCTGATTAACCAAGGCAAACCGAAGAAACAGAACATATTGGAACCTAAGCTGATTATCCGTCAGAGTACAGGACCTGCCGCCCGGTAG
- a CDS encoding metallophosphoesterase, which translates to MEILTLNDEPIEYFSYLNVVPGGEVVQAQLPIYHGTLAGLPDGMHALIVTSDLQGIVPGTEKKSGAASDAEAADKLLGELLPAYIRLLMEIEWPMLDPRKTGVLLCGDMYALRGKRGATGNPVPVWLAFRAAFGWVAGVHGNHDLTDDADAHRLHCSEGIHCMDGPAAMISAGPPPGGPAPSAAKTSQLRIAGLGGIIGRPDKPNRLPAEPYLQSVRKLLKQQPDCLLLHQSPGIAELGLMGEPLIRQALEAGPKTLVFSGHTHWDTPLVELSNGTQVVNADSKVFVFTR; encoded by the coding sequence ATGGAAATACTGACATTAAACGATGAACCCATTGAATATTTTTCTTATTTAAATGTGGTCCCTGGCGGAGAAGTCGTTCAGGCACAGCTTCCGATTTATCATGGTACCCTGGCTGGACTGCCGGACGGAATGCACGCTCTGATTGTAACTTCGGATTTGCAGGGAATTGTACCTGGAACGGAGAAGAAGTCTGGTGCGGCATCTGACGCGGAGGCTGCGGACAAGCTTCTTGGCGAGCTGCTGCCTGCCTATATTCGCCTGCTGATGGAGATAGAATGGCCTATGCTTGATCCTCGGAAGACGGGGGTGCTGTTATGTGGAGACATGTATGCCCTGCGTGGGAAAAGGGGAGCGACTGGCAATCCGGTTCCCGTCTGGCTTGCCTTCAGGGCAGCCTTCGGCTGGGTTGCCGGCGTCCACGGCAACCACGATCTCACCGATGATGCAGACGCTCATCGGTTACACTGCAGCGAGGGCATCCACTGTATGGATGGCCCGGCTGCCATGATCAGCGCTGGCCCCCCACCGGGTGGCCCAGCGCCGAGTGCCGCCAAGACCAGCCAGCTGCGCATCGCGGGCCTTGGCGGCATCATCGGCCGGCCGGACAAGCCGAACCGGCTGCCGGCAGAGCCGTACCTGCAATCCGTACGCAAGCTGCTGAAGCAGCAGCCGGATTGCCTGCTTTTGCACCAAAGCCCGGGCATCGCCGAGCTTGGGCTTATGGGTGAACCGCTCATCCGGCAGGCCTTGGAGGCCGGGCCGAAGACACTGGTGTTCAGCGGGCATACCCATTGGGATACGCCGCTCGTTGAGCTGAGCAACGGCACACAAGTGGTGAATGCCGACAGCAAGGTGTTTGTTTTCACGCGCTGA
- a CDS encoding methyl-accepting chemotaxis protein produces MFFAKARQRITNMSFRIKLPLMISLLVCVVLTVTAVLCYKVAEGITMVKSKDEIRSTSDRISEGLFTSLSLEQQSTFLITTHRTFRDLLEISNAAEAQNDDTFTSDNQELVDKANGILADSLTGMEGTSILTLLDRSGKVVAASDPESLGGERADRTYFQEAIQGRTVISEGMISKTLGTLGIVFASPIYNDKKEVEGVLVSTANTSFFINQFQNVKINNEGKVIILDRVGMVLYHSADESLAGKPLESGEYQSIVDLDSSDKLFHGEASSDQKVVFYSRIPRSDWTVIVEDSYVDVNQPLTSMANKMYIVLFSSIAFSVIVGILLSRVMTRPVASITALFRQLAGGDLTVQAKEKYSGEFRELADSFNTMTEGNRQLIASMNASIGVLNQSTAELDRSAQQTSASITDTSATALEISRAMESQAKDTEAIVDQFMNVGSKIVSVNEISQSVMAQADELTDAFQNNHEVIDALIAVNDRNEAEVHNISNITVQLAESSSGIQQITSTITEIANQTKLLALNASIEAARAGEQGRGFAVVASEIRKLAEQTTAQSDDINRIVMQTIEHVEQNNQSVKTIEAIAKQHKSSVIQTKDTFQFATQNMQRMMEQVQAIASQIESIERDKDEVLSAAQSLSASGEEVSASIEEVTATMEEQSAMTGHLAELVQTIDALTKRLAEESARFKTS; encoded by the coding sequence ATGTTTTTTGCAAAGGCAAGGCAGCGTATAACCAATATGTCTTTTCGAATCAAATTACCGTTAATGATCAGTCTTCTCGTCTGTGTTGTGCTGACTGTAACGGCTGTACTGTGTTATAAGGTGGCCGAAGGCATTACGATGGTTAAAAGCAAAGACGAAATTCGATCGACTTCAGATCGGATCAGCGAAGGATTGTTTACCTCACTTAGTCTGGAGCAGCAGTCAACGTTTCTCATTACGACTCATCGTACATTTAGAGATTTACTTGAAATTAGCAATGCGGCTGAGGCTCAGAATGATGACACATTTACCTCAGACAACCAGGAGCTGGTGGACAAAGCGAATGGCATATTGGCAGACAGTTTGACCGGTATGGAGGGAACCAGCATTCTAACGCTGCTGGATCGCAGCGGTAAAGTGGTAGCAGCCAGTGACCCGGAATCTTTGGGTGGGGAAAGAGCGGATCGTACATATTTTCAGGAAGCTATTCAGGGACGCACGGTCATCAGTGAAGGCATGATCTCCAAGACACTGGGTACGCTGGGCATCGTTTTTGCGTCTCCAATCTATAATGATAAGAAAGAAGTGGAAGGGGTACTCGTTTCTACAGCAAATACATCATTTTTCATAAATCAATTTCAAAATGTCAAAATCAACAACGAGGGCAAAGTCATCATTCTGGATCGCGTTGGCATGGTTCTGTATCATTCGGCAGACGAGAGTCTTGCGGGCAAACCGCTCGAATCGGGAGAATACCAGTCCATTGTTGATCTGGACTCAAGTGATAAGCTGTTTCACGGCGAGGCAAGCAGTGACCAAAAAGTTGTATTTTATTCCAGAATCCCACGTTCGGATTGGACGGTTATTGTAGAAGATTCATATGTAGACGTCAATCAGCCCTTAACCAGCATGGCGAATAAGATGTATATCGTTCTCTTCAGCTCTATTGCCTTCTCAGTCATTGTTGGCATTCTGCTCTCACGGGTGATGACGAGACCGGTTGCTTCCATTACAGCGCTGTTTAGACAACTGGCTGGAGGTGACTTAACGGTACAGGCGAAGGAGAAATACAGCGGAGAATTCAGAGAACTGGCTGACAGCTTCAACACCATGACCGAGGGGAACAGGCAGCTGATTGCCAGTATGAATGCTTCTATTGGTGTCCTGAATCAAAGCACTGCGGAACTGGATCGATCTGCGCAGCAGACATCGGCATCCATCACCGATACATCAGCCACGGCACTTGAGATCTCACGCGCGATGGAATCACAGGCGAAGGATACCGAGGCGATTGTGGATCAGTTCATGAATGTGGGCAGTAAAATCGTCAGCGTGAATGAAATATCCCAATCCGTCATGGCACAGGCCGATGAACTTACGGATGCGTTCCAAAATAATCATGAAGTCATCGATGCGCTCATCGCTGTGAATGACCGGAACGAAGCAGAGGTTCATAATATTTCTAACATAACCGTACAGCTCGCAGAGAGCTCGTCGGGTATTCAGCAGATTACAAGCACCATTACCGAAATTGCCAATCAGACCAAGCTGCTCGCACTGAATGCATCCATTGAAGCAGCGAGAGCAGGCGAGCAGGGGCGGGGATTTGCTGTGGTGGCTTCCGAGATTCGTAAGCTGGCAGAACAGACAACCGCACAATCCGACGATATTAACCGAATCGTTATGCAGACGATTGAACATGTGGAGCAAAATAACCAGAGTGTGAAGACGATTGAAGCGATTGCGAAGCAGCATAAAAGCAGTGTCATACAGACCAAAGATACGTTCCAATTCGCGACTCAAAATATGCAGCGTATGATGGAGCAAGTGCAGGCCATTGCCTCCCAGATTGAGTCCATTGAAAGGGACAAGGACGAGGTCCTGAGCGCAGCGCAGAGCTTGTCGGCTTCAGGTGAAGAAGTGTCCGCATCCATTGAGGAAGTCACTGCTACCATGGAGGAGCAGTCTGCCATGACCGGGCATCTGGCCGAGCTGGTGCAGACGATTGACGCCTTGACGAAGCGGCTGGCTGAGGAATCGGCAAGGTTTAAAACAAGTTAG
- a CDS encoding class I adenylate-forming enzyme family protein, with translation MYLLRAGDRFALLGDPSPALVVALYAAVAVGAIPLVPSPLLTVSELTAILQDAEPHMIIHDEHHLEKVKTLIHLLEYSPQWFTTHEENSVSRSLPTLLKRLFSSRPTESVNAGAEDTAVLIYTGGTTGRPKGVMHSHRSKQIVFKNSFKVAEMAQETGCSARHFPFKQTSLFAKCRLGRF, from the coding sequence GTGTATCTACTTCGCGCAGGCGATCGTTTCGCCCTGTTAGGTGACCCGAGTCCCGCACTTGTGGTCGCGCTATATGCGGCGGTTGCGGTCGGCGCCATACCGCTTGTGCCCTCTCCGTTGTTAACCGTCTCTGAACTGACCGCCATACTGCAGGATGCAGAGCCGCACATGATTATTCATGATGAACATCACCTCGAGAAAGTGAAAACGTTAATCCATCTTTTGGAATATAGTCCACAATGGTTCACAACACATGAGGAGAATTCGGTTAGCAGATCGCTGCCAACGCTTTTGAAACGGTTATTCTCATCTCGACCCACAGAATCGGTGAATGCAGGTGCCGAAGATACGGCTGTACTGATTTATACAGGAGGCACGACGGGGCGCCCTAAAGGGGTGATGCATTCACACCGCAGCAAACAAATAGTGTTCAAAAACAGCTTCAAGGTTGCAGAGATGGCTCAGGAGACGGGCTGTTCTGCCCGGCATTTTCCATTCAAACAAACCTCCCTTTTCGCGAAGTGCCGATTAGGGAGGTTTTAA
- a CDS encoding colicin E5-related ribonuclease — protein sequence MNEPAGTVDWVDQRKGQKNVPVTVYYHEDSGYVVRRNDTGEIIQVSQVDDPDWSTYWSDDDINWVK from the coding sequence ATAAATGAGCCGGCAGGTACTGTAGACTGGGTTGATCAAAGAAAAGGGCAGAAGAATGTACCGGTTACAGTATATTATCACGAAGATAGTGGTTATGTTGTTAGAAGAAATGATACAGGAGAAATTATCCAGGTTAGTCAAGTGGATGACCCCGATTGGAGCACCTACTGGTCAGATGATGATATCAATTGGGTAAAATAG
- a CDS encoding glycoside hydrolase, which yields MADRKQRFSGRRGLVLAGTVLLALVAAGGIVMHHYKNPSLETLVFQDDPVRLKLEQSYDHFEGWGTSLAWWANDLGGWENQAKVDEIMDLVFDPVKGLGLNIVRYNIGGGENPEMKELRPGGDVPGFQPKPGVWDWEADAGQRSVLQSAIKRGVNITEAFSNSPPYWMTISGSVTGAEDGGSNLREDQYDAFADYLTEVVKHYRDTWGITFRTLNPLNEPSANWWKKGNMQEGSHFNTEQQAAMIKKTAASLRSKGLDGTVISAADDNSIDETMFNFSLYDQDTVDAVQQINTHSYNGSRMEELRALADKLGKKLWMSEYGTGGSEPHHHEDMTSVQELAERIMFDLKIMQPSAWVYWQAVEDEGARNNWGFIHANFNGDEQYEMTKQYYAMAQFTKYIRPGAVIIPTDEGSTLAAYDAKAQRLVLVIRNERSAESKAFDLNGWDYAQTTSAQVYQTSPDHNMQKLEDIPVYANGIEVPIADNSITTVVLEGVRPPAA from the coding sequence ATGGCAGATCGTAAGCAGCGTTTCTCAGGCAGACGAGGTTTGGTCCTTGCAGGGACAGTGCTTCTTGCCTTGGTGGCTGCAGGAGGAATTGTTATGCATCATTACAAGAATCCATCACTCGAGACACTTGTATTTCAGGATGATCCGGTGCGTCTGAAGCTGGAACAGTCGTATGATCATTTTGAAGGCTGGGGCACGTCGCTGGCTTGGTGGGCTAATGACCTCGGTGGCTGGGAGAATCAGGCGAAGGTCGATGAGATTATGGATTTGGTATTTGATCCGGTGAAAGGCTTGGGACTTAACATTGTTCGTTACAATATTGGCGGTGGCGAAAATCCCGAGATGAAGGAACTCCGCCCAGGCGGCGATGTTCCAGGCTTCCAGCCTAAGCCAGGGGTGTGGGACTGGGAAGCGGACGCAGGACAGCGTTCTGTGCTGCAGAGTGCGATTAAACGCGGGGTGAACATTACAGAGGCTTTCTCCAATTCCCCTCCGTACTGGATGACGATCAGCGGCTCGGTTACTGGCGCGGAGGATGGCGGCAGCAATCTGCGTGAGGACCAGTACGATGCATTTGCCGACTATTTGACCGAAGTGGTGAAGCATTACCGGGATACGTGGGGCATTACGTTCCGTACACTGAATCCGCTGAACGAACCTTCTGCCAACTGGTGGAAGAAGGGAAACATGCAGGAAGGCAGTCATTTCAATACGGAGCAGCAGGCCGCAATGATTAAGAAAACAGCTGCTTCACTCCGCAGCAAAGGACTGGATGGCACCGTAATCAGTGCTGCGGATGATAACAGCATCGACGAGACGATGTTTAATTTCAGCCTGTATGATCAGGATACGGTGGATGCTGTGCAGCAGATCAATACCCACTCGTACAACGGCAGCAGAATGGAAGAACTGCGTGCTCTGGCTGACAAGCTGGGCAAAAAGCTGTGGATGTCCGAATACGGTACCGGCGGAAGCGAGCCGCATCATCATGAAGACATGACATCGGTACAAGAGCTGGCAGAGCGCATCATGTTTGATCTGAAAATCATGCAGCCATCTGCCTGGGTATACTGGCAGGCTGTAGAGGATGAAGGCGCGAGGAACAACTGGGGCTTCATCCATGCCAATTTTAACGGTGATGAGCAGTACGAGATGACCAAGCAGTATTATGCTATGGCTCAGTTCACCAAATACATTCGTCCTGGCGCGGTTATCATTCCAACAGATGAAGGCAGCACACTTGCAGCTTATGATGCCAAGGCGCAGAGACTTGTTCTGGTGATTCGGAATGAACGGTCTGCAGAGAGCAAAGCGTTTGACCTGAACGGCTGGGATTATGCCCAAACCACCTCTGCTCAAGTGTATCAGACCTCACCAGATCACAATATGCAGAAGCTTGAGGATATCCCGGTGTACGCGAACGGAATTGAAGTACCAATCGCGGATAACTCTATCACCACCGTTGTGCTGGAAGGTGTCAGGCCACCAGCAGCGTAA
- a CDS encoding SMI1/KNR4 family protein, with protein MVDNNTWSTEYSSVDMHAVRLVEKKWGIQFPSEYINFIQKYHGAEPVQRTLNINGKKVIFSSFLTFIAFDDLDILDVYNEQKSSLPLNHFPFAIDEEGNLFCFNFSSLPHPSIIYIETIRSADSQGVYIASNFTEFIQKFI; from the coding sequence ATGGTCGATAATAATACCTGGAGTACGGAGTATTCTTCTGTTGATATGCATGCAGTAAGGTTAGTAGAAAAAAAATGGGGTATACAGTTTCCTTCAGAGTACATTAACTTTATTCAAAAGTACCACGGTGCAGAGCCTGTACAACGGACGTTGAATATCAATGGAAAGAAAGTTATATTTTCTTCCTTCTTAACCTTCATCGCATTTGATGATCTTGATATATTAGATGTATATAATGAGCAAAAGAGCAGTCTTCCTCTTAATCATTTTCCTTTTGCTATAGATGAGGAGGGTAACCTGTTTTGCTTTAATTTCAGCAGCTTGCCTCATCCTAGTATTATTTACATAGAAACGATACGTTCTGCCGATTCTCAGGGTGTTTATATTGCCTCAAACTTTACAGAGTTCATCCAAAAATTTATTTAG
- a CDS encoding beta-galactosidase, whose protein sequence is MTEQASLLTQEQESSRLSSGRGVQYELTYDARSFYLNGERIFLNSATIHYFRMPKEEWRDVLMKAKLAGMNCIDTYFAWNVHEPEEGQWSFEGDNDCGAFLDLCAELGMWVIARPGPFICAEWDFGGFPYWLGTKPGVKFRENNETYLHYVQLYFDQLIPIIRKRQLSAGGTVILVQVENEYGYLMDDEAASAHMTTLRDGILERGIDVPLITCVGGAEGTIEGANFWSGADGHYANLRAKQPGTPKIVTEFWTGWFENWGGPSAIQKTASLLDRRIMEILRAGYTGISYYMFYGGTNFGGYGGRTLGSSDIFMITSYDYDAPLSEYGRVTPKYAVTKNLSYLVRAFGSLLMESEDIAADQIQVRHPGSISVRGRQAGPEKIWFVESHKDERETVYITLDEERTLPVSIHPGQIVPMLDRVQIAERVYLTAGAMITGNEVINGELTLFVTADRGQRSVIELELGADQGSAAGALVVKDSTVQVLVEENEARNAYRLDLFHFQEPGVIRVEANGTSIRFVILDRDTMNRTWRVESADRQSLRYAIGFDDVDVTASGQVKGMISDSERTILLLGDWQDGEQTRTGREFITREAEKQPDLASGEVKEHLGCMTLGTPAAPVLPSSPDISRVTLRAEQHSVSGQPVDFSEYGQDFGYLLYECDLDHAVNETTNLILPKIQDTARIIVNGSEQALVRQVGAASVPIRLVQGRNTLQLLVQQMGRLNFSPYLGEHKGVSGAVYLGGQVQDIRRDWQMDTEVIHLDEVNTIQAGTVLRRSFTLDGMDRAVLVGALSKGLRVNGIEIPMPAYQDWFAFQTLDLSSYVKPGELNTLEMPYSRAPLNRLELITYANAGELQNWRMAGTDELLPTGWESYDTAQRLTSGALQTKGTEVGKTPAESGSITVEPKSGRTSRGASYGQPVWYRWRFAKPVTDAHHKVNLMLRLTGMSKGTIHVNGHHLGRYWQIGPQEDYKIPTAWLQEENELLIFDEEGRTPERVRLMLDEMSRYPWITVGK, encoded by the coding sequence TTGACAGAACAGGCATCCCTTTTGACACAGGAACAAGAGAGCAGCAGGCTCAGCAGCGGGCGGGGAGTGCAGTATGAATTGACGTATGATGCACGCAGCTTTTATCTGAACGGTGAACGTATTTTTCTGAACAGTGCAACCATCCATTATTTTCGCATGCCGAAGGAAGAATGGCGCGATGTTCTAATGAAGGCAAAGCTGGCAGGTATGAACTGTATTGATACCTATTTTGCATGGAACGTGCATGAACCGGAGGAGGGACAGTGGTCCTTCGAAGGGGATAACGACTGCGGCGCATTTCTTGATCTGTGTGCAGAGCTGGGCATGTGGGTGATTGCACGTCCAGGACCGTTTATCTGTGCAGAGTGGGATTTCGGCGGGTTTCCGTACTGGCTGGGTACGAAACCGGGCGTGAAATTTAGAGAGAATAACGAAACGTATCTGCATTATGTGCAGCTGTACTTTGACCAGCTCATTCCGATTATCCGGAAGCGCCAGCTGTCCGCTGGAGGCACGGTGATCCTTGTGCAGGTTGAAAATGAGTATGGATATCTGATGGATGATGAAGCAGCAAGTGCCCACATGACAACGCTGAGGGACGGGATACTGGAGCGAGGCATAGATGTTCCGCTTATCACCTGTGTTGGCGGAGCAGAAGGCACCATTGAGGGGGCGAACTTCTGGTCGGGAGCCGATGGACATTATGCCAATCTGCGGGCCAAGCAGCCGGGTACACCGAAGATCGTTACCGAATTCTGGACGGGATGGTTCGAAAATTGGGGAGGGCCTTCGGCAATTCAGAAGACCGCATCGCTGCTGGACAGAAGAATTATGGAGATCCTGCGAGCCGGATATACAGGGATCAGCTATTACATGTTTTATGGCGGTACCAACTTTGGCGGATATGGCGGAAGAACGCTGGGAAGCAGCGATATTTTCATGATTACATCCTATGATTATGATGCTCCGCTGAGCGAATATGGACGCGTGACACCCAAATATGCAGTGACGAAAAACCTGTCCTATTTGGTGCGTGCATTCGGATCTCTGTTGATGGAATCCGAGGATATAGCGGCTGATCAGATTCAGGTCCGACACCCGGGAAGCATTTCCGTACGAGGAAGGCAGGCAGGGCCGGAGAAGATCTGGTTTGTAGAAAGTCATAAAGATGAACGTGAAACGGTGTACATCACCCTTGATGAAGAACGGACGCTGCCGGTTTCAATCCATCCGGGTCAGATTGTTCCAATGCTGGATCGTGTGCAAATTGCTGAACGGGTATACCTGACTGCAGGTGCCATGATAACGGGTAACGAGGTGATTAACGGTGAACTAACGCTGTTTGTCACGGCGGATCGAGGACAGCGTTCGGTGATTGAGCTTGAACTGGGAGCGGACCAGGGATCTGCGGCGGGTGCACTTGTGGTGAAGGACAGCACGGTACAGGTGCTGGTTGAAGAGAATGAAGCGAGAAATGCATATCGTTTAGACCTGTTCCACTTTCAGGAGCCGGGTGTGATACGTGTAGAGGCAAACGGAACTTCCATTCGCTTTGTCATTCTGGACCGTGACACGATGAATCGCACGTGGCGTGTGGAATCGGCTGATCGGCAGAGCCTGCGTTATGCGATCGGATTTGACGATGTGGATGTTACGGCTTCAGGGCAGGTCAAAGGTATGATCTCTGATTCTGAACGCACCATCCTGCTGCTGGGCGATTGGCAGGATGGCGAACAGACTCGGACAGGACGTGAGTTCATCACCCGGGAAGCGGAGAAACAGCCTGATTTGGCATCTGGTGAAGTGAAAGAACATCTTGGCTGCATGACGCTTGGCACGCCAGCTGCTCCAGTACTGCCAAGTTCACCTGATATCTCACGCGTCACTCTGAGAGCGGAACAGCATTCTGTGAGCGGGCAGCCTGTGGATTTTTCCGAGTATGGTCAGGACTTTGGATATCTGTTATATGAATGTGATTTGGACCATGCCGTGAATGAAACGACGAATCTCATTCTGCCGAAAATTCAGGATACCGCGAGGATTATTGTGAACGGTTCCGAGCAGGCGCTCGTGCGTCAGGTTGGCGCGGCTTCAGTGCCGATTCGTCTCGTCCAGGGCCGGAATACGCTGCAGCTGCTTGTACAGCAGATGGGCAGACTGAACTTTTCCCCTTACTTGGGTGAACATAAAGGTGTGTCAGGAGCGGTGTACCTTGGCGGTCAAGTGCAGGATATTCGCCGGGATTGGCAGATGGACACAGAAGTTATTCATCTGGATGAAGTGAACACGATTCAGGCAGGAACCGTGCTCCGCCGAAGCTTTACGCTGGATGGCATGGACAGGGCAGTACTGGTGGGTGCTTTGAGCAAAGGACTGCGTGTTAACGGCATTGAAATTCCGATGCCCGCTTATCAGGACTGGTTTGCCTTTCAGACACTGGATCTGTCCAGCTATGTGAAGCCGGGAGAGTTAAACACACTGGAGATGCCGTACAGCCGAGCACCGCTCAATCGACTGGAACTGATCACTTATGCGAATGCGGGCGAGCTTCAGAACTGGCGGATGGCAGGTACGGATGAGCTGCTTCCAACAGGGTGGGAATCGTATGATACGGCACAGCGTCTCACTTCAGGTGCATTGCAAACGAAAGGGACTGAGGTTGGCAAAACACCTGCTGAATCAGGTTCAATCACGGTTGAACCTAAGTCAGGACGGACTTCCCGGGGGGCTTCGTACGGTCAGCCGGTATGGTACCGTTGGCGTTTTGCCAAACCTGTCACAGACGCACATCACAAAGTAAACCTAATGCTTCGCCTCACGGGTATGAGCAAAGGAACCATCCATGTGAACGGGCATCACCTCGGCCGATACTGGCAGATTGGGCCGCAGGAGGATTACAAAATTCCGACTGCCTGGCTGCAGGAAGAGAATGAACTGCTCATTTTCGATGAAGAAGGCAGGACACCGGAACGGGTAAGGCTGATGCTGGATGAGATGTCACGATATCCGTGGATTACAGTGGGAAAATAG
- a CDS encoding iron-sulfur cluster biosynthesis family protein — protein sequence MIIQVSPQAEAKLVEQLGEQPGFFKLFYDTTGCSSDGITVLLILNERDSDDVSIDAGSLPFVINKQQQLYYDSCLHLQSDESSPSFHLSSGSMIYGNSIKVHDLREAAMMTSECRE from the coding sequence ATGATCATTCAAGTGAGTCCGCAGGCCGAAGCAAAACTTGTTGAACAGCTGGGAGAGCAGCCAGGCTTTTTCAAATTATTTTATGATACTACCGGCTGCAGCAGTGACGGAATTACGGTACTTTTAATTTTAAACGAGCGGGACAGTGATGACGTATCGATTGATGCGGGTTCGCTGCCGTTTGTGATTAATAAGCAGCAGCAGCTTTATTATGATTCCTGTTTACATCTGCAGTCCGATGAGAGCTCCCCTTCGTTTCATCTGAGCAGCGGTTCGATGATCTACGGGAACAGTATAAAGGTTCACGATCTGCGGGAAGCTGCAATGATGACGTCTGAGTGCAGGGAATAA